The window GAGACACGCAGAAAACGGCTTGGCCAAGGAACTGGGCAATTTTTTCCAACGCATGGTCCTTTCTCTTAATCAGCCTTTTTCCCACTGTTGAGAAAAGAATTGTATCAGTTGAACTGAATTTCCACTCTCTCTACTCCAACCTGTTTTCAGAACACAGAGCTTAAGCCCAATGAAAAGCCAAGGGTGGACTCAAGGACTATACTCACAACAGAATACATTTCAGCCACGATCTCTATGGAACCCTCTATGACAATTAGATTGGTGATAAAAAAGTTTCCCCAGGACTTTGCTgaacagtcccccccccccccccccgccccctcttcAAGGATCTTTTATCCCAAGCGTGGTCTCCAACGGGTAGGCAAAGACAGCCGTTGCAGAGAATAAGGAACTTGAGAAGTCTACGCTCTCAAAAGAGATTACAAAGCACAAAGATCAAAGGGACAGTGTACCTGTCTAAGATTTTCTGGATGGCTTTCTTCATCACAGGGGTTTCTGGGTCCAGACAGACTTCCTTCTTGTTCTTCAGGGTGGctctgcagacacacacacacacaaaaggatgaGCCCTCGAGCCACGGGAGCTGAAGACTCGGGCTGAGGGACTTCTCTCCTGTCAAGGTCACAGTGGACACCGCGGCGCACGAGGACTTACATGACTTCCACCTTGGGACACTGTGGCCCGGCCGCGATCACCTGCATTTTAGCGATCATTTTGGGATGAATCCCCGGTGTGGTGGTTAAACACACGCAACGCAGCTCCCTCACTATGACCGCGACGGGACCGgctggggcacagagacagagggagagagacaccgTTATagggcaggtgggaggagagCTCTCCCCGCGCCCGCCGGCCCGGGGCACCTCCCCGCTCCCGGGGCGGCCGCGGAGGCTGGGCGCGCCGCCCTGCCCGGGTGCGTGCCGCGTGCCGTGCGCTCTCACCGCTGGCGAGGGGCCCCGGCGGcgtcagcagcagcagcagcaggagcagcgcGCACAGCGAGCCCGAAaggcggggggcgcgggcggcgcggCTCGGCGGGAGGCTCATGGCGGCCACGAGTGCGGCGAGGGGTGCGGGTTCCAGAGGCGGGAGAGGAGCCCGGATTTGAAGCTCCCTCGCACTGTGGCTTCCCCAAGTTCTCCGCATCCCTTTTATCGGCACGGGCCCCTTCCCCCCTCCGCAGGAAGCTCAAGCCTTGGGATGCTTGGGAAACTCCCTGGAggaggggtgcggggagggggctgggtggaggggggCTGAGCAGAAGGAGTTGAGGAGGAGGGCGGCTGGGAGGAGCTCCCTGCACCGGTGGCGCGGTGGGTGGACTTGGTAGCCGCGCCCCGTGGAGGATGGAGCTGCTGCTCCCGCCGGCGGTGGGGAGCGATCCTGCAGGGATTTCATCCCGTAGGCCAGCCGGGGCAAGCGCAGGCCAGCTTCTCCTGGGGACAGAGCCCTTTGCGGGTTGTCCCTGGTTTCCGGCTGAAGAGGAAGACCGGAACCAAACTGGCAGGTTTGACTTCAGACAAATTTCTGAACCTTCTTGcttatttatcatcatcatcaccaccaccaccaccattcaGGAAATGTCAGCGGTGGTGGAAACTGCGCTGAACTGAAAGGCACTCCTCTCCTGCTTTCAGGCGGGTCATTCTAGGTTCTTCGAATCAACTTACCATCCTTTGGACTTCGGCTAGCCTCAGAGGCCAAGATACTTCGATGGAGGTGTCTCTACTCCAGCTTGGAGTCAGTGGCAGGAAGGGACTCCCAAAGCAATTCTAACTGGAAATGCCACCCTTGTAGTTTGCAGCAAGCATATGCGCGTCCGGGTggtctttaaaaatcttcaaaaatcaCTCAGCTCACTCAGCAAACTGGCCTGGAAGATAGTGACTTGCTTTCCACTGTTCAGTACGCTAGTGAAGCCGAGGAGGTACGGTCTTTGGGGATGTGATGGGGTTGGGTGAGCGCAGACTTAAGCGGTGACAGAGAGCTGAGCCTCGTCCAGCTCCAGACTCTAGCCAGGTGTGTAACTGACCCAATTTGGCCAAGCTGTGGCAGGCTGCCAAGTCTGAGGGATTCTTCTGGGCGTTTGGTCTGGGCATTTGAATCAATTTCGTAGCAAGACAGCACCCACTCTGGCCTCACTCAACTTCACAGAAGGAAAGGGGGATCAAAGACATTGGCTTCTGGAATGATTTAGCTTCATGGTTAGTGGCTGCTTTAATGCACAGGCCTGCTGTAATCCAAGTGAGCTCGGAGCTGCCCCCTGAAGTTAAGAGGTGAAGTGCCTTCCTCACCCTCTCTCATAACTGTGGAAACGGTTAGAACACTCAAGTATTAATGGCCAGGCCTTTCACGCGTCTACCTCCGTGCAAGGCATGAGTATGATATTGGAATGACACCTAGATTTTCTTTCATGGCAATCTAACTAGATCCTCTTCGGGATTGTTCTCGGTACCCTTGTCCTCACGGTAGGCCAGCAAAGGCGATGGGTAAACATGATGGCAGTTGGAAGCTACTACTTTCCTTGTCCCTCAAGACCCTGGGGAGTTGCATTGACTCCTCCATGTACCTTCCTGGGCAGAACATCACCACCACCTTGGCGGGCAAGGGGGAAGTCTCATAAACCTTTAGAACTTTTGGTCTGGAAGGAAACTTGAAAAATTCTCTagtggagggaggctgggaggcttgGCCTCACTTTGTGGGGAAGCTAGATGGGAAGTTCGCTATCCTGCACAGCTTCCTGATACCATCAGCATCAGACCTGACTCAGCTGATACAACCCTTCGTCCTTCTAGGGAGTGGTAATCTGGGGAAAACAGCCTGCAGATTTTTTAGATTGGCTTTTTAGAGATTAGACTGCATATAAAGACCAAAGGTAAACCTCACTGATACggagaaaataaaagttcaaaaatgTGACTAAAAATCGTGGGCAATTAAATTCAACTTGACCGAAGCGGGGAAACCACAATATGATAAGactctgggggaaaaaacccaccaTAATGACATAGGTtattgaggggtgtgtgtgtgtgtgtgtgtgtgtgtgtgtgtgtgtgtatttaggtTAGTTccaaataatctattttaaatataaatgaacatatgAGTTATTTTGGCATGAAATGGTGAGTTTGGAGAACGGTCATGAGACGTGATTTCCAGTTCCTCCTGATACTCTTATAGCTTTTCTTGCTTCACTTGGTTTGTACTCTGAATCAACTTGCCGTGGATTATTTGTGAAatataaggcaaaaaaaatttttttttgcagctgGCAAGCAGATAATAGAAAGTCCCCGCTAGAAGTGGGTTGTTGGGTTGCCCAACCTAACCAGGAAACAGTGTGCAACTTAACCTGGGTTCTCACTGAAATCATGCTGGCCCTTTGCCCATGTGTAACTCTTGTCTAGGCAATGCTGGTGTGGGCCTTCTGCAAAGACAGATAAGCATGGGGATGATCCAAAGACTCCCTGCAGTTGGGAATGAAAGCACCAAGTACCATAGGAGGCAGAGTTCTTTAAAAGcagttgtttcttctttcttatggccaagccatttgcagcaacgtggatggaactgcagggtattatgctaagtgaaataaatcagtcagagaaagatagatatcagatgttttcactcatatgtggatcttgagaagcttaacagaagaccatgcaggaggggaaggggaaaaaaaagttacaaacagagagggagggaggcaaaccataagagactgttaattttttttttttttacatttatttttgagagacagagagagagagagacagagcacaagtggggcaggggcggagagcgaatgagacccagaatccgaagcagtttccaggctctgagctgtcagcccagagcctgatgcggggctcgaactcacaaaccatgagatcatgacccaactgagccacccaggtgccccaaggagacttaaatacagagaacaaactgagggttgatggggggcggaggacaggggaaagtgggtgatgcgcattgaggagggcccttgttgggacgagcactgggtgttgtatggaaaccaacttgacaataaattatttaaaaaaaaaataaaagcagttgttTCTTTATTCCCCTTTTAAAGGGAAGCCATTTGCCTTTCCGGCACTCTGTCTAGGTAGTGGAGAAAGGCAACATGATATTTTTGTCCCAAACTATAATAAAACAATCTGCAAAATGACATTGATATCTTGATAGCCTGAAAGATTTATTTGTTTGACAGAAGCAATAGatttttggggacacctgggtggctcagtcagtgaagcgtctgacttcggctcaggtcatgatctcacagtttgggagaacttgaacccacaaaccacaagatcatgacctgagacgaagttggacactgTTGTCTATCTgcatgtcctctttggaaaactgtctatttagatcctctttccattttttaaattggatttttttctttgtttttgaactgtatgaggtctttatatattttggatattaattccttatgtAACGGATAAGGAGTTGCAAAAATCTTCGtatgatttgcaaaaatcttttccTATGCAATAGGTTGatgatgatttcttttgctgtgcaggagctCTTTGTTTTAACgtaatcccatttgtttattttttcttttcacaaaaaaatgttaatgtttttcaGATTACAAACCATGTTCTACACAGTCACTAGCAAATACCCCATGGCTGTCCACATCTGGTTAGCCACTTGTATTGCCCAACAACCATATTTTAATCTGTTGAAATCCTCAGTCTGTGTATTCCTAGCCTTTGAAGCAACAATGATGTCAAACATCTGAGAGATTTCCAGGTTCTCCAGCCTGAAACCATCACCTGCTTTCCAAATTCCTCTCTTCCTTCAAGACCTGTGTGAAGTCCCATCTTCTTTGAGAAAGGTTTATCCTGACAAAGccaattaatatgtattttcttttcatcttcagcCTTTGAACATCTAATGTACTTGCAATAACTATCTGATTAACAGAGTTTACTTATTCCTTAATTGTGCTTTTGTCTCTTTCCAGTCAACTATAAATCAGGGacaatggaagtgttgaatcactacattgtacacctgaaaccaatacattgtatattaactaactggaatttgtttttttttaaagtttatttacttattttgagagagagagagcgagcaagcgcacaagcaggggaggagcagagggagacggggagagagagagagaatcttaagcagactccatactggaGCCTGAAACAGTGCtcgatcctgtgaccctgggatcatgatctgagccaaaatcaagagtcactgaacggactgagccacccaggtgccccttaactaacttgaatttaaataaaaacttaaaaaaataagatcagtgGTAATGTCTTACATCTTTCACCTAATCTCTGTAAGTTCCAGGTTCAGTAACAGTCTAAGAACATTTAATGACAGATGATGATAACCTTTTATTTTGCAGTGTTCTTTGAATTACAAATGGCTGTTAAAGTCAAGGAGAAAAGAATAGGGTGGTTTGCTGCCATTAGTCATTTGAACTCCTCAATTTTGAATTAGCTTTGCCTGTGTTGGAAATTGTTTCTTGATTATTATTAGGGACAATTCAGATGATATTTTCAGTCTTTGGAACTTGAACTAGTCAAAAGAATGTTCAGAAACCAGCAGGATATTCGATATTGAAAGAAAACAGTATCAACAGTACAGATACAACTACAGTATCAACCAAATTACGTATTTTCTGGGACTTAGAGATTGTTGGAGATAAATGATAAGGGAAATTTCTGGTTGAGTTATGCTGTATTGGATGTTCACAGTgggactattattctaaattgaTCTCTTCCAACATAATCAAAGAGAGCTTTAATTGTATGATCATGCCTTAGgccttgtaaaatatttttctaagtttctattGTTCTTTATTTGTACTACTCTTCATATTACTTTTAAGAAATGCTATATGCCTTACAGTAATTAAAGATGTAGACATATAATTGTCAGGTTAGGTGCATCAAGGATATCGGTATAAGAATTTCTCAATCACTAAGAGTTTAAGTAGAGGATAGAGTTACTTGCTtgcacgcaaaaaaaaaaaaaaaaaaaaaaaaaaggaagaagccaGCTACATCTTGGGTTAACTTTGCAATATCCATGCATTCTGTCTGCTTCCACACTGGCTTGGCAGTCCCATGAAGAAACAGTATTATGTAGGGAACAGCATTGCTTCAAAGTTGCCCCGATTGCACTGTGAAATGTCAGGAATGTTTTCCCTTCTATTGTCCATTATCTAATTTGCCTTGCTGCCCATTTCAGATGAAATCTGCTTGAGAAAGGAGTAAATCAACGAACCTTAATTGAATCCAAACTCAGCAGGACTCCAGAGAACCCTAAGGGaacattttcttgaaatttcCTGGTTGGATGGGGTAGCTAGTAATTTTTGTTCCTCTGTGCAAAGATGCAAAATGTTTTGTTGACAAGAGAAGATACAAAGATGaggattaaaaacataaatgttttgaaaaacccTGGATTTCTCAGAAATAGGAAGCATTCATTACTTTCTTCAGAAATTTGTTTTGGGCTCAGCAAAACAACAAAAGTCTTTTAGGGgtttagctattttaaataacttctttGAGATGTCATTTATCTGATACTGACTGCGGAGTCCTTTATGAAAAATTAGGCTTCTAATGCTTGCATAATAATGGTCATTTACTATACTGTGTTTTGACTACCATTTACCttcctaccttttcttttttaatttaggagAATATCCATTTCTTCATGAACTCACAATATCTTTCATTCTCATTTAACATGTATTAGAATCTCCTTGATAGCTGATTTAGTAGGAATAATTGTGATGTATTTGCCTGTCTGTGGCTTATATACTCTGTAGATAATCAAAACCCTCTCTGTTGTCTTCCTTTGTCATCACTTGAATAGATGATGTCCATGAACttaaaagtcacacacacacacatacacacacacacacacacacacaccgccacCATCAACGGCAACAATACTCCAGTCTAAATGTTTGTGCTTCCCTCCCCAAATTCGTATATTGAAATTCCTAACATTGTAGGATTGTAATAGGAGGCTAGACCTTTAGGAAGTAATTAAGTCATGCAGGCAGATCCCTCATGAATGCGATTAGCGTCCTTATAAGAGAGTCCCCACAGAGCTCCTGCACCCCTTCCTACCAAGTGAAGGCACGAGTGAGgtgccatctatgaaccaggaagcaggctctcaccagacactgaacctgccagcaccttgatcttgaacttcccagtgtccagaactgtgagaaataaatttctgttgtttataagatCAAGGGAAAAATAGGAACAGAGCATATCTTATAGTTGATTTCTTGCCACAAATTTTTTCGTAAATCTGATTATGAATTCTTAGTGAATAACtacttttatgcatttttgaaacATTGCCAaaaaggagggagtgggggttaagcaaaatgggtgaaggaaatgggagcttccagttgtggaatgaagAAATCatagggatgaaaggtacagcatagggaatatagtcaatgatattgtaatagcgttGTACGGTGACATAtagtagctacatttgtggtgagcatagcataatgtatacagTTGTCCAATCAATATGttgtgcacttgaaactaatataatgttgtatgccaactatacttcaatttaaaaacatttgattaattaaaaatttaccaaaaaaaaaaaaaaaaaaagaaagaaagaaagaaagaaagaaaaaaacccctttTTCCCTGGCCACAGTTAATGGGTCAGAATGGACACATAACTAAAACAAAATTGTTAAGAATTAGGAAATTGATCCCATTGACATAGAAGTGTTGCAatgccaaagcaagtcacaaaatcCTAGAAATTCTGGCTACTGCTGAACTATGAGTATCTTATTAACAAGTTGAGATTTTAAAACATGGCTTCTTGCTGGAGAGTAAATCGACGAAACCACTTCACCAGAATGCTTTGCTTTGAATCATTTTGGTTTCCCAAAAATTCAGTATTAGTAAATCAGATGGGAGGTAATTTTCTTTGGAACAGGATGTCCTTTTGGAAACAATTTAATTTTCCCTGTTTTAAATTTGAGAACCAGAATGATAAATGCTATGACCAAGGACTATGtcatagaaaagatgaaaatagtaTCTCTAATGTACTTGAAGAAGACCAACACTGGTTTCTTTTATAATGTCATTATGTGAAAGTTAGTTTTTTGTAATAAATGAAAGTTATGAAAGTTGTATATGAAGTATACCCAATTAGCTTTCTATGATGGtttgaaaatgaaatcataatgtAAATTGAGGCAGTACAATTGGTGAAGGAAAAACTTGGCAAGCTGAACTTTagtaacattaaaattttctgttctgtAGAGACActaccaagaaaatgaaaagttgagCCACAGACTGGGATTAAATACTTGCAAAAGACATGTCTGATAAACGACTGTTgtccaaaataggcaaagaatgcttaaaactcaacaataagaaaacaaatggtatGATTGAAAAATCTCACAAATACCTTAATAGGCGCCacactgaaaatatatatacagatggcaaatgagcatatgaaaagatggtccACATCatatatcatcagggaaatgcaaattaaaaaaacaatgaaatatcaccacaCACCTATTTGAATGGTCAAATCCAGAATATCAGTAACCAACAGCTGGTGAAGTCATGGAACAACAGAAACTCTTATACATTGCtgttgagaatgtaaaatggcagtttcttacaaaactaaacaggACTCTCCAGCAATcatgttccttggtatttacccaaaggaggtgAAAACTATGTCTGCATTTAAATCTGCAAATGGGTATTTATaggagctttattcataattgccaaaagttGGAAACAAGCAAGATTCATTAGATTaacaaataaactgtggtacattcagacaGTGGAGTGTTATTCAGGGCTGAgaagaaaagacatggagaaagcTTAAATGAGTATTAATGAGCgaaagaagccaatgtgaaaagCCATACGATTCccactatatgacattctagaaaaggccaaactgtggagacagtaaaaggatcaatggttgccagggggttAGGTGTTagagagaaggagcacagaggatatttagagcagtgaaactacTCCGTGTGATACTGTAATGGTTGATACCTGCCATTATAT is drawn from Panthera leo isolate Ple1 chromosome B1, P.leo_Ple1_pat1.1, whole genome shotgun sequence and contains these coding sequences:
- the CXCL6 gene encoding C-X-C motif chemokine 6 codes for the protein MRRTWGSHSARELQIRAPLPPLEPAPLAALVAAMSLPPSRAARAPRLSGSLCALLLLLLLLTPPGPLASAGPVAVIVRELRCVCLTTTPGIHPKMIAKMQVIAAGPQCPKVEVIATLKNKKEVCLDPETPVMKKAIQKILDSGKKAD